The nucleotide sequence CGAAATACAAAGCAGCTGCGAGCATGGATGAAATGACAAAAACATCCCGTTCTTACTTCTATGATGCAAAAGCCAAAAAGCTCTATGTAAATATCCCGGTTGATGAAAACAGGGATGTAAGAATCAAGCAATAAATTCAAAAGGGGACCGGCTGTTTATTAGCCGGTCTCCTTTTCTATTAAGGGTGAAAACATGAGAAAAAAATTTCTTTTGCTGTTGTCTCTCCTTTGCTGTCTTTTGGCAATTTTCCTCTATAAGAATAACCATAGTACTCCGGTTCTCGATAAGAAGGAAACTGCAGACATCACTGACATTCACACAGATAAAGCAAGATACGAACCCGGAGAGCCTGTCAGATTTGAGGCATCACTTGCAGAACGCTCCGGCAGAAGCCTTTCCATTACCTATATGAAACTGAATGAGAAAATCAAAACCCAAATCGTAAATGCTGATAACGGAAAAGCCGTCTGGTCCTGGCAGCCTCCCGGGGATGATTTTAAAGGCTACCTCGTGAAGGTGCAGTCCGAAAAAGACGCTAAAACCATTGCAGTTGACGTTTCAAGCAGCTGGTCTGTTTTCCCACGCTACGGCTTTTTATCCGAATTTGGCGATGTCAGTGAAAAAGAAGCCGCTTCTGTGCTGAAAAAACTGAACCGGCATCATATAAACGGCATCCAGTTTTACGACTGGCATTATGAACATCAACAGCCGCTGAAGATGACACAAAACGGACCTTCTTCTGAATGGAAGGATATCGCCGGAAGAAGCATTCAGCTGGATACTGTAAAAAACTATATTGAGAGGGCTCATGAATACGGAATGAATGCCATGGCCTACAATCTGCTTTACGGAGCATTCAGAGGAGCAGAAGAAGACGGGGTCAAAAAGGAATGGATGCTGTTTAAGGATCCGCATCAAAAGGAACCTGATTTTCACCCTCTTCCTGATGACTGGAAAAGTGATGTCATCCTTGCAAACTCCAATGACCGCAGCTGGCAGGATTATCTGATCGGCAGGCAGAAGCAAGTCTATCAGGCTCTTGATTTTGACGGCTGGCACATCGACCAACTCGGGGACCGCGGAGCAGTGTATGATTCTAAAGGGAAATCTGTTAATCTCGCAGACGGCTTTGATGAATTTATCCATTACGCCAAATCACAATCTCCTGATAAAAAAATGGTGATGAATGCCGTCAATCAGTACGGCCAGGAGAATATATCGTCGGCTCCGGCAGACTTTTTGTACACAGAAGTCTGGGATCCTTACAAGTACTATGGTGATCTGAAGAAGATCATTGATGACAACAGAACCATGTCAGACAGCAGAATGAACACCGTCCTTGCCGCCTACATGAACTATGACCTTTCAGATACAAGAGGCACATTCAATCCGTCCGGCATCTTTTTGACAAACAGCGTCATTTTCGCAAGCGGCGGAGCCCATCTGGAGCTTGGCGAGCATATGCTGTCCAAAGAATATTTTCCCCACAATCAGCTTAAAAGTGATGATGAACTGTCAGACGGCCTGATTCGCTATTATGATTTTCTGACAGCTTACCAGAATCTTATGCGGAGCAGAGATTTAAAAGAAACGAAAACGGAATTGGAGAGCCGTTCTGATGTAAAAATCTCCGCCATGCCGGAAAAAGGAGCAGTCTGGTCGTTTGCCAAACAAAACAGGCATCAGAAAGTGCTCCATTTCATTAACTTTTTAGAGGCGGACTCCATGGAATGGCGAGATACGTCTGGCACGCAGCCTGAACCTGAGCTTCGTAAAAACGTGTCCATCCGTTTATCTGAACCTCGGAAGATAAAAAGCATCTGGATGGCAAGTCCTGACACGAAAGAAGGAATGCCCCGGGCTGTTTCGTTCACCCAAAAGGGCAACAATGTCATCATGACCCTGCCTTCGCTCAAATATTGGAGTATGGCTGTCATTGAGTATGATAAGAGTATGTAATCATAAAATAAAAGATAGTCGAATTCTGCGTTAAATGGCTGCCTGATGGTGTTATCACTTACATACAGGCGTTTTTCTTATGCTATCTGAACCCGGCACCGCACCGAATTTATGCTGCTAACTCATGTTTGGAACACTTTCGGCGGGGACAAGCACCGAGTTTATGCTGCTAACTCATGTTTGGAACACTTTCGGCGGGGACAAGCACCGAGTTTATGCTGCTAACTCATGTTTGGAACACTTTTGGCGAGGACAAGCACCGAGTTTATGCTGCTAATACCATACGCAATGGCGGGAAACCACTCGCTGCAGAAGCCAGGCCTGCCAGCAGGTTATAAAACTTTTAACCTTAACTAACAAAATAAAAAAGGGTGAATTTGCTTAGTACTCAAATTCACCCTTTTTATATCCCAGCATCGTATTTAATTCTTATTGAACAACAGCAAAAGAGAAATCCTGTGTTCCCGTCGGCACGTTGTATGCCTGAACTTCAATGGTATACGTTCCTGCTTCAGCACTTGGAAGAATTACTGTTTCCACGTTGTTTCTTCCATCCCACTCACTGTTATACGGAGACGTAAAGTCGTTTCCTGTATATGTTTTTCCGCTCGGAGATTTGATGACAAGATCCAAATCATTCACAAGGGAAACCGAAGCAGAAGGGTTACCAGGGTAATCCGTCCACGCAAGAGCGATTCTAAGCGGTTTTCCGCTGACTGCATTAAAGCTGTATGCGGCTTTTTCACTTGTTCTCAGCGCTTTTGTTTCATTAACAAAGGCAGCCTGTGCAGACTTGTCCATCGTTACCCGGCCCCAGCCCTGATTTCCGTTAGGATAGCCAAGACCGGTGTCCTGTGCACCCGCGATAAGGGAAGCCTTAATTAAAGACGGCTTCGGGGTGATGCCTTTGTTTTTAATAAAATGCTCGCGGAGAAGAGCTGCATTTCCCGCAACGAGCGGTGTCGCCATAGACGTTCCGCCCATGTAGGCATACTTGCTGTTATACGTTGCCCAGAAGTTTCCATCCGGCGCAAGTGAAGAGCGCGTCGAAAGAATGAACGTTCCAGGTGCCACGATGTCT is from Bacillus sp. FSL H8-0547 and encodes:
- a CDS encoding glycoside hydrolase family 66 protein, with amino-acid sequence MRKKFLLLLSLLCCLLAIFLYKNNHSTPVLDKKETADITDIHTDKARYEPGEPVRFEASLAERSGRSLSITYMKLNEKIKTQIVNADNGKAVWSWQPPGDDFKGYLVKVQSEKDAKTIAVDVSSSWSVFPRYGFLSEFGDVSEKEAASVLKKLNRHHINGIQFYDWHYEHQQPLKMTQNGPSSEWKDIAGRSIQLDTVKNYIERAHEYGMNAMAYNLLYGAFRGAEEDGVKKEWMLFKDPHQKEPDFHPLPDDWKSDVILANSNDRSWQDYLIGRQKQVYQALDFDGWHIDQLGDRGAVYDSKGKSVNLADGFDEFIHYAKSQSPDKKMVMNAVNQYGQENISSAPADFLYTEVWDPYKYYGDLKKIIDDNRTMSDSRMNTVLAAYMNYDLSDTRGTFNPSGIFLTNSVIFASGGAHLELGEHMLSKEYFPHNQLKSDDELSDGLIRYYDFLTAYQNLMRSRDLKETKTELESRSDVKISAMPEKGAVWSFAKQNRHQKVLHFINFLEADSMEWRDTSGTQPEPELRKNVSIRLSEPRKIKSIWMASPDTKEGMPRAVSFTQKGNNVIMTLPSLKYWSMAVIEYDKSM